The following proteins are encoded in a genomic region of Nicoliella spurrieriana:
- a CDS encoding L-threonylcarbamoyladenylate synthase, with the protein METHIYQPTDVKSAAEDIKHGELVAFPTETVYGLGADATNETAVKKVYAAKGRPSDNPLIVHVSGIQAVEKYAEPLSDAAKQLIQTFWPGPLTIIFKLKPGSLSKAVTGGLTTAAFRNPKNQVTIDLIKAAGVPLVGPSANTSGKPSPTTAEHVYHDLNGKIAGVLDDGPTEIGVESTVLDMSTAVPAVLRPGGVTADQLRSVLGTVIDEKHSVSGNEAPKAPGMKYKHYAPNAQVYIVDHDADWRKASQWAAEQPTKVGVMTTDAVMDSAKWPANVELFSLGSDVKSASHLLFKGLRHFDDEPEVQLILTEGFNPDGLGEAYMNRLNKSAGQMHFEIKK; encoded by the coding sequence TTGGAAACTCACATTTATCAGCCAACTGATGTTAAATCAGCTGCTGAGGATATTAAGCACGGTGAATTAGTGGCATTTCCGACTGAGACCGTTTATGGTCTGGGTGCGGATGCGACTAATGAAACCGCTGTAAAAAAGGTTTATGCGGCAAAGGGCCGGCCAAGCGATAACCCATTGATTGTTCACGTTTCTGGAATTCAGGCGGTTGAAAAATACGCCGAACCACTTTCGGATGCTGCGAAGCAATTGATTCAAACGTTTTGGCCCGGACCTTTAACCATTATCTTTAAATTAAAACCTGGCAGTCTTTCAAAGGCGGTCACTGGTGGATTGACCACTGCTGCATTTAGAAATCCAAAGAATCAAGTTACCATCGATTTGATCAAAGCAGCTGGGGTGCCGCTAGTGGGCCCCTCTGCAAATACTTCTGGGAAGCCTAGTCCGACGACTGCAGAGCATGTTTATCACGATTTAAATGGTAAGATTGCCGGCGTGTTAGATGATGGACCGACTGAGATTGGAGTGGAATCCACCGTATTAGACATGTCGACTGCCGTTCCGGCGGTATTACGGCCTGGTGGCGTTACTGCTGATCAATTACGGAGCGTGCTTGGGACTGTGATTGATGAAAAGCATAGCGTTTCTGGAAATGAGGCCCCCAAAGCACCCGGAATGAAGTATAAGCACTACGCACCGAATGCTCAAGTCTACATCGTCGACCATGATGCTGACTGGCGTAAAGCTAGTCAGTGGGCGGCTGAACAACCTACTAAGGTGGGGGTAATGACCACCGATGCAGTCATGGATAGCGCCAAATGGCCTGCCAATGTGGAGTTGTTCAGCTTGGGTAGTGATGTAAAGTCGGCAAGCCATCTGTTGTTTAAGGGATTACGTCATTTTGACGATGAGCCGGAAGTTCAATTGATTTTAACGGAGGGCTTTAATCCCGATGGATTAGGCGAAGCATATATGAATCGGTTGAATAAATCAGCTGGTCAAATGCATTTTGAGATAAAAAAATAA
- the prfA gene encoding peptide chain release factor 1 has protein sequence MSSDFEKIFDKLQAAVDRYDELNELISDPEVIADTPRFMKLSKEEGSLRDLVAAYNQYKKITDAIDEDKAMLEEKLDDDMTAMVKEELSDLTKQDEEIEEKIKIMLLPKDPNDDKNIIMEIHGAAGGDEGSLFAADLFSMYSKYAEKQGWNIEVVDKSDTEVGGFKEITLMITGSKVYSKLKYENGAHRVQRIPTTESAGRIHTSTATVGVMPEAEDVDIDIDPKDIRVDVYRSSGAGGQHINKTSSAVRMTHLPTGIVVTMQDQRSQQQNRAKAMQILRARVYDYYQQKETAAYDAQRKNAVGTGDRSERIRTYNYPQNRVTDHRIGLTLNKLDKIMNGDLEEIIDALIISDQAQKLEQLNNG, from the coding sequence ATGAGTAGCGATTTTGAGAAAATTTTTGATAAACTGCAAGCCGCAGTTGATAGATACGATGAATTGAATGAATTGATCAGTGATCCAGAAGTGATTGCTGATACCCCAAGGTTTATGAAGCTTTCTAAGGAAGAGGGGAGCTTGCGTGACCTGGTGGCAGCTTATAATCAATACAAAAAAATTACCGATGCCATTGATGAAGATAAGGCCATGCTAGAAGAAAAACTTGATGATGACATGACCGCAATGGTGAAGGAAGAATTAAGTGACCTCACCAAGCAGGATGAAGAGATTGAAGAAAAGATCAAAATCATGCTGTTACCTAAGGATCCAAATGATGATAAAAATATCATTATGGAAATTCACGGGGCTGCTGGGGGAGACGAAGGGAGCCTATTTGCGGCTGATTTATTTAGCATGTACTCCAAATACGCTGAAAAGCAGGGTTGGAACATCGAAGTCGTAGATAAAAGTGATACCGAAGTCGGTGGTTTTAAGGAAATTACCCTGATGATCACCGGAAGTAAGGTTTACTCTAAGTTGAAGTATGAAAATGGTGCCCATCGGGTTCAACGAATTCCAACGACTGAATCAGCCGGCCGGATCCACACCTCGACCGCAACGGTGGGGGTAATGCCCGAAGCGGAAGATGTGGACATTGATATCGATCCAAAGGACATTCGAGTGGATGTTTATCGTTCTTCCGGTGCCGGTGGACAACACATTAATAAAACGTCATCTGCGGTTCGGATGACCCACTTACCGACTGGAATCGTAGTGACGATGCAAGACCAACGTTCACAACAACAAAACCGGGCCAAGGCCATGCAAATTTTGCGGGCCCGGGTTTACGATTATTACCAACAAAAAGAAACCGCAGCCTACGACGCCCAAAGAAAGAATGCGGTCGGAACTGGTGATCGTTCTGAACGGATTAGAACTTACAATTACCCCCAAAACCGGGTAACCGACCATCGCATTGGTTTAACCCTGAATAAATTGGATAAGATCATGAATGGTGACCTGGAAGAAATCATCGATGCATTAATTATTTCTGATCAAGCCCAAAAGTTGGAGCAACTAAACAATGGCTAA
- the prmC gene encoding peptide chain release factor N(5)-glutamine methyltransferase, with protein sequence MANPITYFEAQKRASLCIQEHGLDSTVANYLLTQRLNWTDTQLLLHYRDLMPAEQLTQYQKDIKQYLAGQPPQYIIGTADFYGQRLTVNSDVLIPRPETEELVDWILETHAQQSLSVLDVGTGSGAIAIALQSQRLNWRVSGSDISAAALKVAKYNANVRDLPIKWVQSDLFSSFFHKKYDLIVSNPPYISENELKYMDESVINFEPHLALFAKNNGLALYQGIADHFRSVAKPHGEIFLEIGFHQEQAVVAIFERAVPDAKIETRRDINGNQRMIRIKY encoded by the coding sequence ATGGCTAATCCAATCACTTATTTTGAAGCCCAGAAACGGGCTTCTTTGTGTATTCAGGAGCATGGACTGGATTCAACGGTTGCAAATTATTTATTGACCCAACGGCTGAATTGGACTGATACCCAGTTATTATTGCATTACCGTGATTTAATGCCAGCGGAACAGCTAACGCAATACCAAAAAGATATTAAGCAATATTTAGCTGGGCAACCCCCTCAATACATTATTGGAACGGCTGATTTTTACGGGCAGCGGCTGACCGTCAATTCGGACGTATTGATTCCCCGGCCTGAAACCGAGGAATTGGTGGATTGGATTTTAGAAACCCATGCTCAACAATCGCTTTCGGTCTTAGATGTTGGAACGGGGAGCGGGGCGATTGCGATTGCTTTGCAGTCCCAACGGCTCAATTGGCGGGTTAGTGGTTCAGATATTTCAGCTGCGGCGCTGAAGGTAGCAAAATATAACGCTAACGTTCGTGATTTACCAATAAAATGGGTGCAAAGCGACCTATTTTCTTCATTTTTTCATAAAAAATATGATTTAATCGTTAGTAACCCTCCCTATATTTCGGAAAATGAGTTAAAATATATGGATGAGAGCGTTATTAATTTTGAGCCACACTTAGCTTTATTTGCTAAAAATAACGGTCTTGCGCTTTATCAAGGGATTGCTGATCATTTTAGATCCGTCGCCAAGCCGCATGGCGAAATTTTTTTGGAAATTGGTTTTCATCAGGAGCAAGCCGTCGTTGCCATTTTTGAACGGGCAGTCCCCGATGCTAAAATTGAGACCCGAAGAGATATTAATGGAAATCAACGAATGATTAGAATTAAATATTAG